The Aminithiophilus ramosus genome contains a region encoding:
- a CDS encoding UPF0182 family membrane protein, whose protein sequence is MKRFIWNPNRGDWAPQEGENRPGRKALHGLSLAALVISAFLLFAGGPTLVTFLTELLWYHEVGASQAFWIRIWPQALLFLVASVFSFLALYLNWRPALTRTALPDEMVLSSKTQRRLLFLAALAFALFQGAGARGHWEEALLFLNGTSFSVDDPLFGKDLSFYIFRLPFIAFLRQWLQGLLVLAFGGVALLSALGGASRGLQLPFPLSRTEKRHLSLLGAAIALLWALGFLLARYDLLYSPRGVTFGASYTDVFAELPALNILTGLTVALALLILVGLSRKTWKYAGIVLGLWALANIALRGAYPGVIQKYVVEPNEFQRERPFIEHNIKATLTAYDLHDLTSTAFEPSLTVTAQSLDANPDTVRNIRLWDEDTLLRSYRQLQEIRSYYDFGGVDIDRYDFDGDYRQVMLAARELDLTQLQNPTWVNRHLEFTHGYGLVMNPVNEVTTTGQPVLWVRDLPPRFSVPLTLERPQIYYGEKASSYALVRTTVHEFDYPMGEGNARTTYEGKGGIPVGSLWRRILFSLRLGDSELFFSDALTKDSRILIYRNVLERVQRIVPFLIVDGDPYMAVVDGRLLWIVDAYTATGRYPYSEPVNVRIGRSARSINYIRNSVKVTVDAYDGTVSFYAVDEKDPLLRAWRKIFPGLIQPAEAIGDDLRAHLRYPRDLFRIQGEIFRTYHMGDPNTFYNKEDVWTPAQDRQGKAVDPYYLMMRLEETSEFALISPFLPVGRNNMISWLAARSDGANYGELLLYRFPKQTLVYGPAQIEALIDQNPEISAQLSLWSQRGSDVIRGNVLVIPIDRAILYVQPLYLKSENSDLPELKRVIVASGNGIAWAETLEGALTALVGKGAAPETPVASSEKVLPQAPSLSGEASALARQAQEAWEASQRALREADWEGYGRTMTRLEALLRSLVEATAEEPVQAPAAAEPEL, encoded by the coding sequence ATGAAACGTTTCATCTGGAACCCCAACCGCGGCGACTGGGCACCTCAGGAGGGAGAGAACCGCCCCGGGAGGAAGGCCCTTCACGGCCTCTCCCTGGCCGCCCTCGTCATCTCGGCCTTTCTCCTTTTCGCGGGAGGACCGACTCTCGTCACCTTCCTGACGGAGCTCCTCTGGTACCACGAGGTGGGAGCCTCTCAGGCCTTCTGGATCCGCATCTGGCCCCAGGCCCTTCTCTTCCTCGTCGCCTCGGTCTTCTCCTTTCTCGCCCTCTATCTCAACTGGCGCCCCGCCCTGACCCGAACGGCCCTCCCCGACGAAATGGTCCTCTCGTCGAAGACGCAGCGGCGTCTGCTCTTCCTCGCGGCCCTGGCCTTCGCCCTCTTCCAGGGAGCGGGAGCGCGCGGCCACTGGGAGGAGGCTCTCCTCTTCCTCAACGGGACCTCCTTCTCCGTCGACGACCCCCTCTTCGGGAAAGACCTGAGCTTCTACATCTTCCGTCTTCCCTTCATCGCCTTCCTGCGCCAGTGGCTCCAGGGACTTCTGGTACTGGCCTTCGGCGGCGTCGCCCTTCTTTCCGCTCTGGGAGGAGCTTCCCGCGGGCTCCAGCTCCCCTTCCCCCTTTCCAGGACCGAAAAAAGGCACCTCTCCCTCCTCGGGGCGGCCATCGCCCTCCTCTGGGCCCTGGGCTTTCTTCTCGCCCGCTACGACCTCCTCTACTCGCCTCGGGGCGTCACCTTCGGCGCCAGCTACACCGACGTCTTCGCCGAACTGCCGGCCCTCAACATCCTGACGGGACTCACCGTCGCCCTGGCTCTGCTCATCCTCGTCGGCCTCTCCCGGAAGACGTGGAAATACGCCGGCATCGTCCTCGGCCTCTGGGCCCTGGCCAACATCGCCCTCAGAGGGGCCTATCCCGGCGTGATCCAGAAGTATGTCGTCGAACCCAACGAGTTCCAGAGGGAACGTCCCTTCATCGAGCACAACATAAAGGCCACTCTGACGGCCTACGATCTCCACGACCTCACGTCGACGGCCTTCGAGCCCAGCCTCACCGTAACGGCCCAATCCCTCGACGCCAATCCCGACACGGTCCGCAACATCCGTCTCTGGGACGAGGACACCCTCCTTCGCAGCTACCGCCAACTTCAGGAGATCCGCTCCTACTACGACTTCGGCGGCGTCGACATCGACCGCTACGACTTCGACGGCGACTACCGCCAGGTCATGCTGGCCGCCCGCGAACTCGATCTGACGCAGCTCCAGAATCCGACCTGGGTCAACCGCCATCTCGAATTCACCCACGGCTACGGCCTCGTCATGAACCCCGTCAACGAAGTGACGACGACGGGGCAGCCCGTTCTCTGGGTCCGTGACCTGCCTCCGCGCTTTTCCGTCCCCCTGACCCTCGAGAGGCCCCAGATCTACTACGGGGAGAAGGCCTCCTCCTACGCCCTGGTCCGCACGACGGTCCACGAGTTCGACTACCCCATGGGCGAGGGCAACGCCCGCACGACCTACGAGGGAAAGGGCGGCATTCCCGTCGGCTCCCTCTGGCGGCGGATTCTCTTCTCCCTCCGTCTGGGCGACTCGGAGCTCTTCTTCTCCGACGCCCTCACCAAGGACAGCCGCATTCTCATCTACCGCAACGTCCTCGAGCGGGTCCAGCGCATCGTCCCCTTCCTCATCGTCGACGGAGACCCCTACATGGCCGTCGTCGACGGCCGCCTCCTCTGGATCGTCGACGCCTACACGGCGACGGGGCGCTACCCCTATTCGGAACCCGTCAACGTCCGCATCGGTCGCTCGGCACGCTCCATCAACTACATCCGCAACAGCGTCAAAGTCACCGTCGATGCCTATGACGGCACCGTCTCCTTCTACGCCGTCGACGAGAAGGACCCCCTTCTGAGGGCCTGGAGAAAGATCTTCCCCGGCCTCATTCAGCCCGCGGAGGCCATCGGCGACGATCTCCGCGCCCATCTGCGCTATCCACGGGACCTCTTCCGCATCCAGGGCGAAATCTTCAGGACCTACCACATGGGAGACCCCAACACCTTCTACAACAAGGAGGACGTCTGGACCCCGGCCCAGGACCGTCAGGGCAAGGCCGTCGACCCCTACTACCTGATGATGCGCCTCGAGGAAACGTCGGAGTTCGCCCTCATCTCCCCCTTCCTCCCCGTGGGGCGGAACAACATGATCTCCTGGCTCGCCGCCCGATCGGATGGAGCCAACTACGGTGAACTGCTCCTCTACCGTTTCCCCAAGCAGACTCTCGTCTATGGCCCGGCCCAGATCGAGGCCCTCATCGACCAGAACCCGGAGATCTCGGCCCAACTCTCCCTCTGGAGCCAGAGGGGATCGGACGTGATCCGAGGCAACGTCCTCGTCATCCCCATCGACAGAGCCATCCTCTACGTCCAGCCCCTCTACCTCAAGTCGGAAAACAGCGATCTGCCCGAACTGAAACGGGTCATCGTCGCCTCGGGCAACGGCATCGCCTGGGCGGAGACGCTCGAGGGGGCCCTGACGGCTCTCGTCGGGAAAGGCGCGGCACCGGAAACCCCCGTGGCCTCGTCAGAAAAGGTCCTTCCTCAGGCCCCGTCCCTCTCCGGCGAGGCCTCCGCCCTGGCCCGTCAGGCCCAGGAGGCCTGGGAGGCCTCGCAGAGGGCCCTCCGGGAGGCCGACTGGGAGGGGTACGGCCGGACGATGACACGCCTCGAGGCCCTCCTTCGTAGCCTCGTGGAAGCCACGGCGGAGGAACCGGTGCAGGCGCCGGCCGCGGCCGAGCCGGAGCTCTGA
- a CDS encoding universal stress protein — MTTKLLVAVDLSRLSEKLVTYTRDLARRLGAEVTFIHVLPHTYLWKGYEPWIPQELDEEVRQIARKKIAYYLRKAEETDPPLEGEAPAHIVVEEGNPADFVVRKAREEGFDLIVVAYRGHSTLERLVVGSTASNIARYAHCSVLIYRPKGE, encoded by the coding sequence ATGACCACAAAGCTCCTCGTCGCCGTCGATCTCAGCAGGCTTTCGGAAAAATTGGTGACCTACACCCGCGACCTGGCCCGCCGACTCGGGGCCGAGGTCACTTTCATCCACGTTCTGCCCCACACCTATCTCTGGAAGGGCTACGAGCCCTGGATCCCTCAGGAGCTCGACGAAGAGGTCCGTCAGATAGCCCGCAAAAAAATCGCCTACTACCTGCGCAAGGCCGAGGAAACCGACCCGCCCCTCGAAGGGGAGGCCCCCGCCCACATCGTCGTCGAAGAGGGCAACCCCGCCGACTTCGTCGTCAGAAAGGCCCGCGAGGAGGGCTTCGACCTCATCGTCGTCGCCTACCGGGGCCATTCGACGCTGGAGCGTCTCGTCGTGGGGTCGACGGCGTCGAACATCGCCCGCTACGCCCACTGCTCCGTCCTCATCTACCGCCCGAAAGGAGAGTAA
- a CDS encoding L-fuculose-phosphate aldolase codes for MILEEARKAIVAYGRKLIDSGLTRGTGGNLSLWDRRERLWAISPSGLDYYAVEAADVVVLDEEGRVVEGTGRPSSEWELHLEVYRRRPDVAAVVHTHSPFATVLACLGLEIPPVHYLVGFAGRKVAVAPYATFGTAELARLTAEVLGGSGAVLMAHHGLLAVGAGLDRAFNVAEEIEFVAELYWRARTLGDVPLLSEKQMTAALERFGDYGPGPKA; via the coding sequence ATGATTCTCGAAGAAGCGCGAAAAGCCATCGTCGCCTACGGGCGGAAACTCATCGACTCGGGGCTGACTCGGGGGACGGGAGGCAATCTGAGCCTCTGGGACCGCCGCGAAAGACTCTGGGCCATCAGTCCCAGCGGGCTGGATTATTACGCCGTCGAGGCCGCCGATGTCGTCGTTCTCGACGAAGAGGGCCGCGTCGTCGAAGGGACGGGGCGGCCCTCCAGCGAATGGGAGCTTCATCTCGAGGTCTACCGGCGGAGGCCCGACGTGGCCGCCGTCGTCCACACCCATTCCCCCTTCGCCACCGTGCTGGCCTGCCTCGGCCTCGAGATTCCCCCCGTTCACTATCTCGTCGGCTTTGCCGGAAGGAAGGTCGCCGTCGCTCCCTACGCCACCTTCGGCACGGCCGAGCTGGCCCGTCTCACGGCAGAGGTCCTGGGCGGAAGCGGAGCGGTCCTCATGGCCCACCACGGCCTGCTGGCCGTCGGAGCCGGCCTGGATCGCGCCTTCAACGTCGCCGAGGAGATCGAGTTCGTCGCCGAGCTCTACTGGCGGGCCCGGACACTGGGGGATGTTCCCCTTCTCTCGGAGAAGCAGATGACGGCCGCCCTGGAGCGTTTCGGCGACTACGGTCCCGGGCCGAAGGCCTGA
- a CDS encoding QueT transporter family protein, whose amino-acid sequence MPHLKIPEITPRRLVVAALVASLYAVLCLAFAPLSYGAVQVRVAEALTLLPFLLPEAVAGLFVGCLLANLFGGMGLVDVVFGSLATLAAALLTWKMPNKFLAALPPVVINGLVVGGYLSVLLDLPFVSTALYVAFGQAVACFGLGLPLVHLLERRLSKGLEGGTQP is encoded by the coding sequence GTGCCCCACCTGAAAATCCCCGAAATAACGCCGCGCCGCCTCGTCGTCGCCGCCCTTGTGGCTTCTCTTTACGCCGTCCTCTGTCTCGCCTTCGCCCCTCTCTCCTACGGCGCCGTCCAGGTCCGCGTCGCCGAGGCCCTGACGCTTCTCCCCTTCCTCCTGCCCGAGGCCGTGGCGGGCCTCTTCGTCGGCTGTCTTCTCGCCAACCTCTTCGGCGGCATGGGCCTCGTCGACGTCGTCTTCGGCAGCCTGGCGACCCTGGCCGCCGCCCTGCTCACCTGGAAGATGCCCAACAAGTTTTTGGCGGCCCTTCCTCCCGTCGTCATCAACGGCCTCGTCGTCGGCGGCTACCTCTCCGTCCTCCTCGATCTCCCCTTCGTCTCGACGGCCCTCTACGTCGCCTTCGGTCAGGCCGTGGCCTGCTTCGGCCTCGGCCTTCCCCTCGTCCATCTTCTGGAAAGACGCCTCAGCAAAGGACTCGAAGGAGGGACCCAACCATGA
- a CDS encoding prepilin peptidase, which yields MPALFFTLFSAVLGAVMGSFFNVVAERGAQGRSWWGRERSRCASCGRVLEPPELIPVVSFLLQGGRCRSCGEAIPRLCLCAEAACALGAGLLAWRWGVGWAGLLSLALFLSLALNSLTDLHSGYIYDLAALLPVLPFVLLRSPGGLSSLFDGALGGLLGFFVIAAIIVVSRGGMGWGDAFLMAGCGVGLGWRLTALALYLGFMVGGFSALGLLAMKKVGRKTALPLGPFLAVGALLALLWGPSILGYWGWSAGWPW from the coding sequence TTGCCCGCGTTGTTTTTCACGCTCTTTTCTGCCGTCCTGGGGGCCGTGATGGGATCGTTTTTCAACGTCGTCGCCGAAAGAGGCGCCCAGGGACGCTCCTGGTGGGGGCGGGAGCGCTCCCGCTGCGCCTCCTGCGGGAGGGTCCTCGAGCCGCCGGAGCTGATTCCTGTCGTCTCCTTCCTCCTCCAGGGGGGGAGGTGCAGGAGCTGCGGCGAGGCGATACCCAGGCTCTGTCTCTGCGCCGAGGCGGCCTGTGCCCTGGGCGCGGGGCTTCTGGCCTGGCGCTGGGGGGTGGGCTGGGCGGGGCTGCTGAGTCTGGCCCTCTTCCTCTCCCTGGCCCTCAATTCCCTGACGGACCTCCACAGCGGCTACATCTACGATCTGGCCGCCCTTCTCCCCGTTCTTCCCTTCGTCCTCCTCAGGAGTCCCGGAGGCCTTTCCTCCCTTTTCGACGGGGCCTTGGGCGGACTCCTGGGCTTTTTCGTCATCGCCGCCATCATCGTCGTCAGCCGCGGCGGCATGGGGTGGGGGGACGCCTTTCTCATGGCCGGCTGCGGCGTCGGCCTGGGCTGGCGTCTGACGGCTCTGGCCCTCTACCTGGGGTTCATGGTCGGTGGCTTCTCGGCCCTGGGCCTGCTGGCCATGAAGAAGGTGGGGCGCAAGACGGCCCTGCCGCTGGGGCCTTTCCTGGCCGTCGGAGCCCTTTTGGCCCTCCTGTGGGGACCCTCTATTCTGGGGTACTGGGGGTGGTCCGCCGGCTGGCCCTGGTAG
- a CDS encoding polysaccharide deacetylase family protein → MKHPLLNRLALPSLILSLSLSLSLPAWGAVFSRIPTADPLVALTFDDGPHPGVTERILDLLREKEVKATFFVVGRMAVKSPDLVKRMADEGHTVANHTFYHNNLTTLPPENMELEWKLCNDAIEGITGRRPRFGRPPGGQYNGEVLRATKRSGLTTALWTINTADYTGKTPQQILRRIERNLRCGAVILLHDGPVETVEALPEIIDFIRRKGYRLVSLDEVIPPEAS, encoded by the coding sequence ATGAAGCACCCGCTCCTTAATCGTCTCGCCCTGCCGTCCCTCATCCTGTCTCTGTCTCTGTCGCTCTCCCTCCCGGCCTGGGGCGCCGTCTTCTCGCGCATCCCCACGGCCGATCCCCTCGTGGCCCTCACCTTCGACGACGGCCCCCATCCCGGCGTCACCGAAAGGATCCTCGACCTTCTCCGGGAAAAGGAGGTCAAGGCCACCTTCTTCGTCGTCGGCCGCATGGCCGTCAAGAGTCCCGACCTGGTTAAACGCATGGCCGACGAGGGACATACGGTGGCCAACCACACCTTTTACCATAACAACCTGACGACGCTGCCCCCGGAGAACATGGAGCTGGAGTGGAAACTCTGCAACGACGCCATCGAGGGGATCACCGGTCGCCGCCCCCGCTTCGGCCGTCCCCCGGGCGGCCAGTATAACGGAGAGGTGCTCAGGGCGACGAAAAGAAGCGGCCTGACGACGGCTCTCTGGACGATCAACACGGCCGACTACACGGGAAAGACGCCGCAGCAGATCCTCCGTCGCATCGAGAGAAACCTGCGGTGCGGCGCCGTCATCCTCCTCCACGACGGTCCCGTCGAGACCGTAGAGGCCCTGCCGGAAATCATCGACTTCATCCGCCGCAAAGGCTACCGTCTCGTCTCCCTCGACGAGGTCATTCCGCCGGAAGCGTCCTGA
- a CDS encoding FKBP-type peptidyl-prolyl cis-trans isomerase, with protein sequence MKKACKGDRVRVHYRGTLVDGREFDNSWEREEPIEFVVGDGRMIAGFDGAVEGLAEGERKGFALSCKEAYGPRHDEMLFSIPRENFPQEPTPEIGQNLQMRFPDGQTVEARITSVGDATIVLDGNHPLAGEDLHFEVELVEIVQ encoded by the coding sequence AGATCGCGTCCGCGTCCATTACCGAGGCACCCTCGTCGACGGACGGGAGTTCGACAACTCCTGGGAGAGGGAGGAGCCCATCGAGTTCGTCGTCGGCGACGGCCGGATGATCGCCGGCTTCGACGGCGCCGTCGAGGGCCTCGCCGAAGGGGAGCGAAAGGGCTTCGCCCTGAGCTGCAAAGAGGCCTACGGCCCCCGCCACGACGAGATGCTCTTCTCCATTCCCCGGGAAAACTTCCCCCAGGAGCCGACGCCCGAAATCGGCCAGAATCTCCAGATGCGCTTCCCCGACGGCCAGACCGTCGAGGCCCGCATCACCTCCGTAGGCGACGCGACGATCGTCCTCGACGGCAACCATCCCCTGGCCGGAGAAGACCTCCACTTCGAGGTCGAACTGGTCGAGATCGTCCAGTAA